From the Acidobacteriota bacterium genome, the window GGGCCGCTGCTTCGGAAAGTGTGACTGTCCCCCTTTTCTGCTCTAGAAATCGAACCGCGTCGTTACCCCGAACGTCCGGGGCTGGTTCGTCAGGTACCCGATCCGCGCGCGCGTGCCGCGCTCGCGGTCGAACGAGAGGAGCGCCCGCTCGTCCGTCACGTTGTTGACGTACGCCGAGACGTCCCACCCCTGGCGCCGCAGGCCGACGCGCAGGTTGAGGATGTCGTACGCCGGCAGCTCCGGATCGTAGCTGAACACGCTTGCCGTCAGCGGTGCGCCGAGCGTGTTCCGCCCGAACGACAGCAGGTCGAGCCGCCCCAGCTCCTCGTCGCCCACCTGCGTGAAGCGCGAGCCGATGTGCTGGTACGTGCCCGTCAGGTACGCCATCGAGCCCGGCCGCACCTCGAACTGGTAGGTCGCCGCCGCCGCGACCTGAACCTTCGGCACCGTCGGCAGCCGCCGTCCCTCCTCGATCCCCGAGACGACGCTGACCGCGCCAGACGGGTCGGTGGAGGTCAGGGTCGACCGCAGCTCCGCGTCGTTGAAGCTGGCCGAGAACGCGAAGTCGAAGTTGCGTGTGGGCGCGATCTCGAACTCCACCTCAGTGCCCACGCTGCGCGCCTTCGGCACGTTGAAGACCACGCGCGAGGAGCACGAGCCCGCGGTCACCGTCGCCTGCAGATCGCGGATGTCCATGTAGAACGCGGACACGTTGAACGAGCCGTTGCCGTTCAGCACCCGCGACTTGTAGCCCACCTCATAGTTCCAGGCGGTCTCGTCCTTCCACGTCTCGCGCCCGCCGAAGGTGACCAGGTCGGCCGGCGTGCACAACGGCACGTTGAGGGGATCGTTGATCCCGCCGAGCCGGAAGCCGCGCGAGACCTGCGCGTTGAGGTTGGCGTCCTCCGTCACCTTGTAGCTGGCGATGATGCGCGGCGCCACGCCGTTGGCGTCGGTCGAACCCGGCTGCGACACCAGCGAGACCCCGTTGTTGTCGTTGCCGAAGATCCCGTCGAAGATCTGCTCCTTGTCCTCGCTGAAATGGTAGTAGCGCAGCCCGCCCGTGAGGCTGAACTGCGGCGTGACCGCGAACGTCCCCTCGCCGAACAGTGCGAACTGGTTCAGCGTGTAGGCCAGGTCCGACCAGAACAGGCTGTCTTTCGGCGCGCGCAGCCCCGCGGTGGGAATGCCGGAGACGTCCTGGAACCCGTGCACCGGCAGGTCCTGGGCGTAGTCGCGGTCCCCGCGCGAGAAGAAGGCCCCCGCCACCCACGGGAAGCGCGCGTTCGTGCCGGCGAACCGGATCTCCTGCGTCCACGAGGTGGCTTCGGTCGTGTCGATGAGCGCCGCGTCGAGCGAGTACGCGCGTTCCGGCAGCCCGATGCTGCCGCCGGTGATGCTCGCCGTCAGCGCCGTCGCGTCACGCACCACCGAGACGTCGCGGAAGATGTACGACGTGATCGAGGTCAGCGCCACCGTGCCGAAGCGGTAACTGAGGTTCAGATCGCCCAGCACGAAGTCGTCCGTGAAGTCTTCCTGGAGCTGCGTAAACTGCTCGCGCTCGCCGAGCGTCACCGCCGGCCGCGTGGTCGTGAACGGGTTCGCGAGGATGTTGAACGCGTCGATGCGGTTCCACCCGTCCATCTTCACGCGCTGGTACACGATGCGCCGGCGTCGATGTAGCCGGCGACCCGGTTGTAGTACGACGCGACGCGCAGCGACGCTTTCTCGCCGACCGGGACGTTGAATCCCAGCTTGGCGCTCCCGCCCGCGCTCCCGCCGCCGATCACGTTGCCTCCCAGCTCGACGAAGCCCTTGCGGACATTCATCTCAGGCTGGTTCGTGATGTAGCGCACCGTCCCGGAGAGCGACCCGGATCCGAACAGCGTGCCTTGCGGGCCGCGCAGCACCTCCACGCGGCTCGTGTCGAACAGATCGATGTCCGGCGTGAACAGCGACATGGAGATCGTGGACTCGTCCAGGTACACGCCCACCTGCTCCTTCACGCCCGGCTGATCGCGCACGATCTGGCCGGCCGACACGCCGCGCATGGCGACCTGGCTCTGGCCGGGCCCGAGATTCTGAACGGTGAACCCGCCCACATTTGCGGCGAGCCCCTCCATGTCCACCACGCCGCGCGAGCGCAGCATCTCTTCGGTGGGCGCCGCGACCGAAAAGGGCACGTTGAGGATCGCCTCCTCGCGCTTCATCGCCGTCACGCTCACCTGCTCGCTGAGGCTCACTTCCAGCGAGAAATCGACCTGGTGTGAGCCGCCGCTTGTGACCTCGATGGCCTGAGTGGCCCTGCGGAAGCCGGACAGTACCACGGCCACGGTGTACTTGCCGGGCGGTAATGCCAGCGAGTAACTCCCGTCGTTGGCCGTTGTCGCCGAGCGCGCCGCGCCGCCCGCCGGGTTGGTGGCCGTCACCGACGCGCCCGGAAGAGCGGCGCCCGTCGTGTCGCGGACGGTGCCTGCAATCTTGCCTTCGGTCCCCTGGGCCCATGCCGGCGCGCCGACGAACACGGCGAGCGCCGCGGCGCAAACAAGCGCCTTCCACTGAATCCTCATTAAGTCCCTCCCCGTTACGGCCCCTGTCATACGGCAGAGTCTTGAATTCTGTCAAGTGGACGCTGAACGCTCGGATCCCGAAACGTCCCTGAATCCTGAACCCTGAACCTTGTGTGAGGCACGCCGGTTGCAGCCCCAACCGGCATCACGATGCGAATCGCTCAGGTTTCCCCGCTCTATGAAAGCGTGCCGCCGCAGTCTTACGGCGGCACGGAGCGGGTTGTCTCATATCTGACGGAGGAACTCGTTGGTCAGCGGCATGACGTCACGTTGTTCGCGAGTGGCGACTCGCTGACACGCGCCCAGCTCGTGCCGGTGGTGGACCGCTCGTTGAGATGGTCGAGGTGCGCCGATCCGCTCGCGCATCATATTTTGATGCTCGAAGCGGTCGCGCGGCGTGCGGACGAGTTCGATGTCATTCACTTTCACATCGATTACCTCCACTTCCCGCTCTCGCGGCGCCTGGGCACGCGGCAGCTCACCACGCTCCACGGGCGTCTCGACCTGCCGGACCTGGTGCCGATCTATCGCGAGTTTGCGGACATGCCGGTCGTGTCGATCTCCGGCGCGCAGCGCAGGCCGCTCCCGTGGATCAACTGGGTCGGGACCGTCCACCACGGCCTTCCGCCCGGGCTGTACACGTTCCACCAGTCGGCCCGCGAACGCGATGAGTACCTCGTGTTCCTCGGGCGCATCTCGCCGGAGAAGCGGCTGGATCGCGCGATCAGAACGGCGGAGCGAGCCGGCATGCCGCTGAAGATTGCGGCGAAGATCGACAAGGCCGACGCCGAGTACTTCAACGACGTGATCAGGCCGCTGCTGCGCAGCCCGCTCGTCGAGTATCTCGGCGAGGTGAACGACAGGGACAAGAACGATCTGCTCGGCGGCGCGCGCGCGCTCCTCTTTCCGATCGACTGGCCGGAGCCGTTCGGCCTGGCGATGATCGAGTCGCTGGCGTGCGGCACGCCCGTCATTGCCACGCCCCGCGGCTCCGTTCCCGAGATCGTCGAGCACGGCATCACCGGCTTCATCGTGGAGAACCTCGAGGAGGCCGCCCGGGCCGTCGAGCGCGCCGGGTCGCTCAGCCGGCGCGCGTGCCGCGAGGCGTTCGAACGGCGCTTCAACGCCGCCCGCATGGCGCGTGAGTACGTTGCGCTCTACGAGCAGATTGTGGCGGCGCGCGGGCCTGGCCTGTCGGTGATTGGCGCCGAGGCCGCCGAAGCGATCTGACGCGCGGCGCGCTGCGCCGCCGCGGAGAGACATGCAGGACATCATTTCCGCCAGCAACGAGTACCGGATCGTCGCCACCGCCGCGCGCGGCACCGAGCCGACCCGCGTGCTCAAGGAAGGGGACACGTTCGCCGTGTTCGACGAGCACGGCGATCTGCGGCCCGCCGGCCTCGGCGAGCAGGGGCTCTACCATCTCGGCACGCGGCATCTCGCGCACTTCGGGCTGCAGCTCTTCGGCCATCGCCCGCTGCTGCTCAGTTCGACCGTCCGGCAGGACAACGACCTGCTGGCGACCGACGCCACCAACCCGGACCTCGTGAGCGCGATCGGCACGGCGATCCCGCGCGACCTGGTCCACGTCTTTCGCGCGACGTTTCTCTGGCGCGGCGTCTGCTACCAGCGGCTGCGGCTCACGAGCTATGCCGACGTGCGGGTGGAGGTGCCGCTCTCGATCCTCTTCGATGCCGACTTCGCGGACATCTTCGAGGTGCGCGGCACCACGCGGCCGCGCCGCGGCCGGCTGCGCGCCCCGCTTGTTGCCCGCGACCGCGTCGTCATTGCGTACGAGGGGCTGGATCGTGCCGAGCGGCGCACGGAAATCCATTTCGATCCGGCCCCGGAAGCGATCGACGGAAGCTCCGCGAGCTTTCTCTTCAGGCTCGCGCCGCGCCAGGAGGTCGACGTCCGGATCGCGATCGCGTGCGACGGGGAGGGAGAGCGCGCCGAGCCGCTCGCCGACGACGTCGCGCTCGAGCGCGTCTGCCACCGCTCCGCCGGGACGCGCGCGCGCCAGGCGCGCCTCCAGTCGTCGAACGCGCAGTTCGACGCGTGGGTGCGCCGCTCCGCGGCGGACCTCGCGATGATGACCACCGACACCCCCGCCGGGCCGTATCCGTACGCCGGCGTCCCGTGGTTCAGTACCGTGTTCGGGCGCGACGGCATCATCGCCGCGCTCCAGCTCCTGTGGATCGATCCGTCGCTCGCGCGGGGCGTGCTTCAGTTCCTTGCCGACGCGCAGGCGCGCGAGAGCGACCCGGCGCGCGACGCCGAGCCCGGCAAGATCCTGCACGAGATGCGCCGCGGCGAGATGGCCGCACTCGGCGAGATCCCCTTCGGCCGCTACTACGGCACCGTCGACGCCACGCCCCTCTTCATCGTCCTTGCGGGGGAGTATTTCGAGCGCACCGCGGACGAGGAGTTCATCGAGGCGCTCTGGCCGGCGATCGATCGCGCGCTCGGATGGGTTGACACGTGGGGCGATCCCGACCAGGACGGCTTCGTCGAATACCAGCGCCGGAGCGCCACCGGGCTCGTGCAGCAGGGATGGAAGGACTCGCAGGACTCGGTGTTTCACGCCGACGGGACGCTGGCCGAGGCGCCCATCGCGCTCTGCGAGGTGCAGGCGTACGTCTACCGCGCGCGTCTGGCCGCGGCAGACATCGCGGCGTGCATCGGCGATCCGGCGCGCGCCGCGACCCTGCGCGCGCAGGCCGACGCGCTGCGGCAGAAGTTCGAGGCGTCGTTCTGGCTCGACGACTTCTCGACCTATGCCCTCGCGCTCGATGGCCACAAGGAGCCCTGCCGCATCGTGTCGTCGAACGCGGGGCAATGTCTCTTCACCGGCATCTGCGCGCCCGAGCGTGCCGCGCGCGTGGCCGATCGGCTCCTCAAAGACGATGCGTTTTCGGGGTGGGGGATACGGACCGTGGCGTCGGGACAGGCGCGCTACAACCCGATGTCGTACCACAACGGATCCGTCTGGCCGCACGACAACGCGCTCGTCGCGCTTGGCATGGCGCGCTGCGGCCTCACGAGCCACGCCGCCACGGTGCTGCACGCGTTGTTCGACGCGAGCCAGGCAGTGGAGGTCTATCGCCTGCCCGAGTTGTTCTGCGGCTTCCATCGCCGTCCGGGCGAAGGACCCACGCGGTACCCGGTGGCCTGCGCGCCGCAGGCCTGGGCCTCCGGCGCCGTCTTCATGCTCCTGCAGGCCACCATGGGCCTGGCGATCGACGCGCGCCGCCGCCAGATCCGTTTCGCGCACGGCCAGCTCCCCGACTGCGTCCCCTGGCTGCGCATCGAGAATCTCGCGGTGGACGACGCGAATGTGGCCTTGCACGTCGAGCGCCGAGGCGCCGGTCTGGACGTGAGCGTCCTGCGCCGCGAAGGCGATGTGGAGATCGTCGTCCTGAAGTAGGTTTCAGGCGTCAGGCCAGTGCGACCGGTCCGGACACGACGCGGGAAATCGCCTGGATCGCTTTCAGCCCGGACCCAAACCGCGCAATCGCTTCCCGATTGGCTTCAAGCTCGCTGTAGGGCAGGTATCGCACGGTCATCTCGCCGATCATCCGGAATGCCGGGCGCGATACCTGGGCGCGCACGTCCGCTTCGCGATCGTCGGGCGCCACCAGGAAAAGCTCGCGCGTGCCGTGCACGCCGCCGCCCACCGCCAGGTCCAGCATGCGGACGATGCCGGAGTAGATGGAGGTGGAGTGCTCCACTTCGAAGGCGGCCGCGACGCGCGCAGTCGCGCGTTCCAGCCACAGGACGTCGATGAGGCGGACGGCGTCGCACCCCGGCGCGCTGTTGAGCGGTTCGGGAAGTTCTTCGAGGCAGCCGTCGCCGAGGCGCGTGCCGTGCCACGTCCGAGATCGGTCGTTCGCCGCCACGTGGACATCAAAGCCGAGAGACTTCCCGAGATCGCGCAACCACGCCTGGATCTCGGTGTGGGTGCGATCGCCTTCCTCGCCGGCGGCAATCACCTTCCGCGCCCGGGCATCCTCGCGCACTTTTTCCAGGTCCGCCTCCCACCTCGCGCGGGCGTCCGCATCGTCTGTCATCGGCGGCGGGGCGTAGCGCTTCGCGCCCAGGTCGAACAGCAAGCCGGCAATCGCGCCGAGATCGTTCGACAGCAGGTCGCGGTGCCCGGCGTTCACGCGCAGGATCCCCTCGCGCATCGCGAGGTACTCGCGCCAGCGTCCGAGCTTCACCCGCGCCCCGGTGAGGGCGTTGTAGCCGTTTACGATCGCGGTGTTGAAGGGTGGGATCAGCGTCGGGTGCAGGAAATACAGCAGGTTTGCAGCGGCGGGGCCCAGCCCCTTGATGCCGTGGCCGTCGAGCGTGGTGATCGCGTCCACCAGGTCCGCTTCGCTGCTGCTGCAGCAGCACGTGTCGAGAAAGCGTCCGAACGCCTGCTGGTTCTCGCGCGACTCGTAGATGTCAGGGATGCGGAGCTTCGGCTTCCAGAGGAACGCGTGATCCGCCCCCTTGAAAATCTGGCGTTGTTCCGCGATCGAGCCGACAATCGTCTCGAGCGACGATCCCTTGTAAGTGTTGCCGAACGTGCCGCTGGCGATCTCCGAAACGACCTGCTGCAGCCCTCGGCGAATCGATCGGAAGTTCTTCAGCCGTTCTTCCCAGAGAAACCAGGTCGCGTACGTGCTGCCGGTATCATTCCGCCAACGGTTTATCAGCGTACGGACTGCGGCGTCGCTCGTCATGTCTCGTCTCGCTCCGGAGCCGCCCCCGGAAGAGTGTAGCGGGTGCGTCAAGAGGACTGGCGTGGAAAAATGTCGTCGGGCCCTTTTGCCTCATCCCCTTTGCCTTGATCTGAGTACACTCCCGTGTGCGCTGGCACTACCGCGACCCGCCGCTCGTCTGGCTCTTCGTCGTCGCCTATGCCATGCATCTTGCGGAGGAGTTCTTCGGCGGATTTCCGGAGTGGTTTGCGTTCATTGCCGGCGAGAGGCTTCCGCGGGACGCGTTCGTCATCATTAACTTGACCGCGCTTGCGGTGATGGCCGCTGCCGCGCACGCGGCGACCCGTCGCGAGTCGCTCGGCTGGCTGGCGATCGCGATCGCGACTGTTGTTTCTGTGAACGGCCTTGCGCATCTACTCGGCAGCCTCGTGTCTGCGGGCTACTCGCCCGTGCTGGTGACGGGCGTGGTGCTGTACCTGCCGCTCGGTATGCTTGCTCTGCTCCGCGCCTGGCACCACGTCGCGCCGGCCTTCTTCTGGCGCGGCGTCGTAGCCGGCCTCGCCGCGCACGCGGTAGTGGTTCTGATCGCGCTAAGCACGGCCATCACAGCACCCTGAACCGGACCCTGAACCCAGTTGTATGTCCAAGACCCGTCGCAAGCGCAGCACCTCCGCCACCTGGCGCCGTCCGCGCAACATGCCGCTCGCCGAATGGGAAAAGGCGAACGAGACGATCGAGGCCGAGATGATCGCCTGGGCGCGCACGCTTGTCGTCGAGGACGATGACGGGCGCGTGAGGAAGCTGACGGAAGAGGAGGTGTTGGAAGTCGCGAAGGCGGGGCAGTGGGAAGGCTCCGCCCGAGCCGCTCGGAAGAAGGCGAAGAAGCCCTGAAGCCCTGAATCCGGCTGCGTCCCCGAGCGCGCTGCGCGGCGCAGGATCGCGACCGTCTCGGTGCCGCCGACCAGCGTTTCCGCCACCGTGAGCGCAACGAACCTGAACCCCTGTTCGCCCGCTTCGTTCAGCTCCTTCTTCGGCGTCGCGGTCTTTTGTGTCGCAAGGAGCCGGTCTGCCCTGTCACGCCCCTCTCGGATGCTATGTGTTGCTGGTTGTTCCGGCGCTCATACTCGAAGATCGCACGACAAGTCTCCTGGTCCGTACTCAGAAGACGCACTGAGCGGCTCGCCGCCCGCGAGCCCGCCTGAACGCCGCAGTCCCGCGCCGTCAGGACCCCGGCTGAAGATCGCCGCCTCTCGCGCCCCGGCACGCGAGCCCGCCGGCTGCGGCGCCGATGGCCCATGCGCTCGCGAGCAGCACGAGATGCTGCGGCGAGAAGAGCGCGCGGCCCAGCTGCCCCCAGTCGCGCAACAGCGCAATCCACGCGGGCACCGGCAGGAACGGCAGCGTCGGCGGATACGGCATCATCCAGCCCGCGATCGCGCCGCCGCCGAACAGCGCACCCGCGAGCGCGCCGCCCGCGCGGCCTGTCGAGGGCTGCGATCGCCGCAGCACGGCGAGCGCGACGACAAGCACGGGCAGGGCGGCGGTGAGTGCAACGGCGTGCCGCGCGTCGAACGCCATCACCACCAGCACGGCGGCGTAGCCCGCCGCAAACATCGCGGCGGCGGCCATGTCGCCGAGAGCGGCATGCTGCAGCCGCGAGCGGAAGCTCGCGTACACCCCGAGCGGCGCGCCGATGTGCACCATCCCAATCAGCGCCATCAACGCGCGCGTCGTCCCCCACTGGCCGCCAGGAATGGTCGAGAGCGCCACCGCGCAGGCGATGATCCCGGAGACGAGCGCGATGTGCACACGAATGCGCTCGTCAGGCAACGACGCCCACGCCTTCTTGATGCTGCCGAACTCCAGCGCAAGGCCGATCGCCAGCGCGGCGAGCGCGTACGGCGCGAGCCGCTCCACGCTCCGGCCAGACGACAGCACGTCCAGGCTGCCAGCCTGCAGCCCGATCAACACCAGCCACGCCACGGCCCACCAGCTGAGCGCGGCAAGCGCCAGCGTTGACGTGAGCTGCCGGCGCGCGGCGCACCAGCCAATCCGCGCCAGCGCGATCGCACTCGCAGATAGATGGCCGAACAAGACGACCAGCTGAAGCTCCGCTGCCGCGGATGCGGGCGGCCCGGCCCGGAACGCGAGCAGCCCTTCACCGAACGCGACGAGCGCGATCGCCGCCGGCGCTGCCAGCTTCGCAACGCGCGGCGCGACGAGGCGCGCCCCGCGCCGCAGCGTCCAGTCCACGAGCTGCAGCGAGCCCATGGCGAAGCGGCCGCCCAGCCACATCCAGAACAGCGTCACGATCGCGGCGGCATCGATCAGAACGAACGCGGTCCATTCCACCGTCGGCGCCCAGCTCTTCAGCGCGGCGGACCCGAGCGTGAGCGCGGATGCGGCGAGCGCGCCAACCCACGCGTACGCGAACGTCACGCGGGATGCCGCGGGCCGCATGGTCCGAAGCGCGACGACACCTGCGGCGAACAGCATGCCACCGAGCAGCAGGCGCGCTGCCACCGGCTGCCAGCCGAGCGCGCGCCTCAGCCCCGACGGCCCCGCGCTCACGTACGCAAGACCGGCGGCGGCCGCGAGCCACCACAACAGAGCCGCGGTCCGCGACGACGTCCGGTGGATGACGAGCAGGAAAATCCATCCGAGCCACGCGACGGGGACGATTGCCATCGGCGTGGCATTCCACGCGCCGCTGGCGAGGACGTGATAGAAGGCGAGCCACGGGCCCGCGACGGCAAGGGCGAGCGGCGTGCTCTGCGCCGCGGCGACGGCGAGCACCAACGACCACGCGAACACGAAGAGCGCGAGGTGAACGGCGGACAGCGCGCCGCCGGCAATCGCCGGCGGCACGATCGCCGGCGACGAGGCGGCCACCGCCGCGGCCGTGAGGCCGAACAGGCCGATGAGAACCCCACGCTCGGCGGCGCCGAGCGACCAGGCGCGGCGGACCAGCGCCGCCAGCCGCCGGTACGACGCCAGCTTGAATCGCCGGACGTAGAGCCAGAGCCAGCGCAGCGCGTACGCGCCGCGCCGGCCCACCAGTGCGGCTACTGGACTTTCCGGCACGTGCCGTTCTGCGTGTGCATCACGCCGGCCGACGGCATCTGGAACGTCACGAACTCCGGCGACGGCGTGCCCGGAGGACCCTCGTAGTCAAAGCGCAGCACGTTGCTGCTCACGCCCCATCGCCCCCAGGCCGACATGTTCATGCCG encodes:
- a CDS encoding TonB-dependent receptor is translated as MYQRVKMDGWNRIDAFNILANPFTTTRPAVTLGEREQFTQLQEDFTDDFVLGDLNLSYRFGTVALTSITSYIFRDVSVVRDATALTASITGGSIGLPERAYSLDAALIDTTEATSWTQEIRFAGTNARFPWVAGAFFSRGDRDYAQDLPVHGFQDVSGIPTAGLRAPKDSLFWSDLAYTLNQFALFGEGTFAVTPQFSLTGGLRYYHFSEDKEQIFDGIFGNDNNGVSLVSQPGSTDANGVAPRIIASYKVTEDANLNAQVSRGFRLGGINDPLNVPLCTPADLVTFGGRETWKDETAWNYEVGYKSRVLNGNGSFNVSAFYMDIRDLQATVTAGSCSSRVVFNVPKARSVGTEVEFEIAPTRNFDFAFSASFNDAELRSTLTSTDPSGAVSVVSGIEEGRRLPTVPKVQVAAAATYQFEVRPGSMAYLTGTYQHIGSRFTQVGDEELGRLDLLSFGRNTLGAPLTASVFSYDPELPAYDILNLRVGLRRQGWDVSAYVNNVTDERALLSFDRERGTRARIGYLTNQPRTFGVTTRFDF
- a CDS encoding TonB-dependent receptor, giving the protein MRIQWKALVCAAALAVFVGAPAWAQGTEGKIAGTVRDTTGAALPGASVTATNPAGGAARSATTANDGSYSLALPPGKYTVAVVLSGFRRATQAIEVTSGGSHQVDFSLEVSLSEQVSVTAMKREEAILNVPFSVAAPTEEMLRSRGVVDMEGLAANVGGFTVQNLGPGQSQVAMRGVSAGQIVRDQPGVKEQVGVYLDESTISMSLFTPDIDLFDTSRVEVLRGPQGTLFGSGSLSGTVRYITNQPEMNVRKGFVELGGNVIGGGSAGGSAKLGFNVPVGEKASLRVASYYNRVAGYIDAGASCTSA
- a CDS encoding glycosyltransferase family 4 protein, with product MRIAQVSPLYESVPPQSYGGTERVVSYLTEELVGQRHDVTLFASGDSLTRAQLVPVVDRSLRWSRCADPLAHHILMLEAVARRADEFDVIHFHIDYLHFPLSRRLGTRQLTTLHGRLDLPDLVPIYREFADMPVVSISGAQRRPLPWINWVGTVHHGLPPGLYTFHQSARERDEYLVFLGRISPEKRLDRAIRTAERAGMPLKIAAKIDKADAEYFNDVIRPLLRSPLVEYLGEVNDRDKNDLLGGARALLFPIDWPEPFGLAMIESLACGTPVIATPRGSVPEIVEHGITGFIVENLEEAARAVERAGSLSRRACREAFERRFNAARMAREYVALYEQIVAARGPGLSVIGAEAAEAI
- a CDS encoding amylo-alpha-1,6-glucosidase; protein product: MQDIISASNEYRIVATAARGTEPTRVLKEGDTFAVFDEHGDLRPAGLGEQGLYHLGTRHLAHFGLQLFGHRPLLLSSTVRQDNDLLATDATNPDLVSAIGTAIPRDLVHVFRATFLWRGVCYQRLRLTSYADVRVEVPLSILFDADFADIFEVRGTTRPRRGRLRAPLVARDRVVIAYEGLDRAERRTEIHFDPAPEAIDGSSASFLFRLAPRQEVDVRIAIACDGEGERAEPLADDVALERVCHRSAGTRARQARLQSSNAQFDAWVRRSAADLAMMTTDTPAGPYPYAGVPWFSTVFGRDGIIAALQLLWIDPSLARGVLQFLADAQARESDPARDAEPGKILHEMRRGEMAALGEIPFGRYYGTVDATPLFIVLAGEYFERTADEEFIEALWPAIDRALGWVDTWGDPDQDGFVEYQRRSATGLVQQGWKDSQDSVFHADGTLAEAPIALCEVQAYVYRARLAAADIAACIGDPARAATLRAQADALRQKFEASFWLDDFSTYALALDGHKEPCRIVSSNAGQCLFTGICAPERAARVADRLLKDDAFSGWGIRTVASGQARYNPMSYHNGSVWPHDNALVALGMARCGLTSHAATVLHALFDASQAVEVYRLPELFCGFHRRPGEGPTRYPVACAPQAWASGAVFMLLQATMGLAIDARRRQIRFAHGQLPDCVPWLRIENLAVDDANVALHVERRGAGLDVSVLRREGDVEIVVLK
- a CDS encoding type II restriction endonuclease encodes the protein MTSDAAVRTLINRWRNDTGSTYATWFLWEERLKNFRSIRRGLQQVVSEIASGTFGNTYKGSSLETIVGSIAEQRQIFKGADHAFLWKPKLRIPDIYESRENQQAFGRFLDTCCCSSSEADLVDAITTLDGHGIKGLGPAAANLLYFLHPTLIPPFNTAIVNGYNALTGARVKLGRWREYLAMREGILRVNAGHRDLLSNDLGAIAGLLFDLGAKRYAPPPMTDDADARARWEADLEKVREDARARKVIAAGEEGDRTHTEIQAWLRDLGKSLGFDVHVAANDRSRTWHGTRLGDGCLEELPEPLNSAPGCDAVRLIDVLWLERATARVAAAFEVEHSTSIYSGIVRMLDLAVGGGVHGTRELFLVAPDDREADVRAQVSRPAFRMIGEMTVRYLPYSELEANREAIARFGSGLKAIQAISRVVSGPVALA
- a CDS encoding HXXEE domain-containing protein, with the protein product MRWHYRDPPLVWLFVVAYAMHLAEEFFGGFPEWFAFIAGERLPRDAFVIINLTALAVMAAAAHAATRRESLGWLAIAIATVVSVNGLAHLLGSLVSAGYSPVLVTGVVLYLPLGMLALLRAWHHVAPAFFWRGVVAGLAAHAVVVLIALSTAITAP